In Alcaligenes faecalis, the sequence AGCCAGCTTGTTTCAGTTCTGTCTTCAGTGTTGCGTCGTAGTCGATCAGAGCGCGGGTGATGCCGTGACGGGCAGCACCGGCTTGGCCGCTTTCGCCGCCGCCATGCACGTTGATCTTGATGTCGAACGATTCAACATGGTTGGTCAGCACCAGAGGCTGACGCACAATCATGCGACCCGTTTCACGAGCGAAGTATTCGTCAACAGGCTTGCCGTTGACTACGATTTGGCCCGTACCCTTCTTGATGAAGACACGAGCGACGGAGGTCTTGCGACGGCCCGTACCGTAATTCCAGTTACCGATCATGACCTATCCTTAGATGTCCAGAGTTTTAGGCTGTTGAGCACTGTGAGGATGCTCGGCACCAGCGTAAACCTTCAGTTTCTTGGCCATGGCGTAGCCCAGAGGGCCTTTTGGCAACATACCCTTGACGGCCTTTTCGATGGCACGGCCTGGGAAGCGCTCTTGCATGGTTTGGAAGTTGGTTTCGTAAATACCGCCTGGGTAGTTCGAGTGACGATAGTACTTCTTATCCTGCGCCTTGTTACCGGTCACGGCAATGTCAGCAGCGTTGATGATAATGATGTAATCGCCGGTATCAACGTGAGGGGTATATTCGGGTTTGTGCTTACCACGCAAACGGCGTGCGACTTCGCTGGCCACACGACCAAGGACTTTGCCTTTAGCGTCAATCACAAACCAGTCACGTTTGACTTCAAGCGGCTTGGCCACGAAGGTCTTCATGATGGTTCCTAAATATTAAAATTCTGGGTCAAAGCAACATGCCTGGCCCATACAATCCACCCGCTTTTTCAAGCTGGGCAGCTCCATTTGACCCTGCCAAGGCGTTATATTCCGCCCGTGCATTTCTGCCAAATAGCTC encodes:
- the rpsI gene encoding 30S ribosomal protein S9 — protein: MIGNWNYGTGRRKTSVARVFIKKGTGQIVVNGKPVDEYFARETGRMIVRQPLVLTNHVESFDIKINVHGGGESGQAGAARHGITRALIDYDATLKTELKQAGLVTRDAREVERKKVGLHKARRRKQFSKR
- the rplM gene encoding 50S ribosomal protein L13, yielding MKTFVAKPLEVKRDWFVIDAKGKVLGRVASEVARRLRGKHKPEYTPHVDTGDYIIIINAADIAVTGNKAQDKKYYRHSNYPGGIYETNFQTMQERFPGRAIEKAVKGMLPKGPLGYAMAKKLKVYAGAEHPHSAQQPKTLDI